From a region of the Myxococcaceae bacterium JPH2 genome:
- a CDS encoding nuclear transport factor 2 family protein — protein MSKDIQAVTQLIQTYFDGLHEGDTQKLGTVFHELCNVYSINEEGGVRIVPRTQWLELVASRPSPKSRGIARTDRIVTLDMTGPEMAIVKVELSIHPRYYTDCLTLLRSNDGGWKVVSKTFRMDVKE, from the coding sequence ATGAGCAAAGACATCCAAGCTGTGACCCAGCTGATACAGACGTACTTCGACGGGCTCCATGAGGGCGATACACAGAAGCTCGGCACGGTCTTCCACGAGTTGTGCAACGTCTACTCCATCAACGAGGAGGGGGGCGTTCGGATCGTCCCTCGCACTCAGTGGCTGGAGTTGGTGGCGAGCAGGCCCTCACCGAAATCGCGAGGGATCGCGCGCACGGATCGCATCGTGACCCTCGACATGACGGGGCCGGAGATGGCGATCGTGAAGGTCGAGCTCTCCATTCACCCGCGCTACTACACGGATTGCCTTACCTTGCTTCGCTCGAATGACGGCGGCTGGAAGGTTGTCTCCAAGACCTTCCGCATGGACGTGAAGGAGTAA